The following proteins are encoded in a genomic region of Arthrobacter jiangjiafuii:
- a CDS encoding TrmH family RNA methyltransferase produces the protein MNIAGRPSAPLMSNPRADRVRDVAKLAGRPARLKTGRFVAEGPQAVREALLSHRADMQDGGTGVVLEVFATETCLERLPELAELASDVPLRLATDEVIGAMATTISPQGIVAVCRITDFSLEDVLASGARLVAVLCEVRDPGNAGTILRAADSAGADAVVLTTSSVDIHNPKAVRSTAGSLFHLPVITGADFDAVVSALHAHGITVLAADGYGNVDLDRLQDESAVRRLAPALSEEADDAAGADAPGLEPSQPRLENPSAWLFGNEAQGLADAQLAAADYRVAVPVYGRAESLNVGTAATVCLYASARAQNR, from the coding sequence ATGAATATCGCTGGGCGCCCGTCGGCACCGCTAATGTCCAATCCCCGAGCAGATCGGGTACGGGACGTGGCGAAGCTGGCCGGGCGCCCGGCGCGTTTAAAGACCGGCCGCTTTGTGGCCGAAGGACCTCAGGCAGTCCGCGAGGCGCTGTTGAGCCACCGTGCCGATATGCAGGACGGTGGAACCGGCGTCGTACTTGAAGTCTTCGCGACCGAGACCTGCCTGGAACGCCTGCCCGAGCTCGCTGAGCTGGCTAGTGATGTGCCGCTGCGCCTGGCCACCGATGAAGTCATCGGCGCCATGGCCACCACCATCTCCCCGCAGGGCATCGTGGCCGTATGCCGCATTACCGATTTTTCCCTGGAGGATGTGCTCGCGTCCGGAGCCCGGCTGGTGGCCGTGCTGTGCGAGGTCCGCGACCCCGGCAACGCCGGAACGATTCTTCGCGCCGCTGACTCCGCCGGCGCCGACGCCGTCGTCCTCACCACGTCCAGCGTGGACATCCACAATCCCAAGGCTGTGCGCTCCACTGCCGGCTCCCTGTTCCATCTGCCCGTTATCACCGGGGCAGATTTTGACGCCGTTGTCAGCGCTCTCCACGCCCACGGCATTACCGTGCTGGCCGCCGACGGCTACGGCAATGTTGACCTTGACCGGCTGCAGGACGAAAGTGCCGTCCGGCGCCTGGCTCCGGCGCTCTCGGAAGAGGCCGACGACGCCGCCGGCGCCGATGCCCCGGGCCTGGAACCGTCCCAGCCGCGGTTGGAAAACCCCTCCGCCTGGCTCTTCGGCAACGAAGCGCAGGGCCTGGCCGATGCACAGCTGGCCGCTGCGGACTACCGCGTGGCGGTTCCGGTCTACGGCCGCGCCGAGAGTCTCAACGTGGGAACAGCCGCCACCGTGTGCCTGTATGCCTCCGCCCGCGCGCAGAACCGCTAG
- a CDS encoding MFS transporter has translation MSSSTALAARRASLAVFALAVGGFAIGTTEFAIMGLLQEMVNDLGISVPAGGHVISAYALGVVVGAPVLAALGARLPHKTLAVGLMALFTVGNLSSFFAPDYNWLLVTRFLSGLPHGAFFGVAAVIAASLVAPTRRARAISMVMLGLSIANVVGVPFATWLGQQAGWRWMFVMVGVIGLLTVAMVARFVPFQAAHPEASIRRELSALRRIQVWLALLVGTVGFGGFFAVYAYISPTMTNVSGFDASLLPLIVGLYGVGQVVGNIAGGRLADRNVMGSIYGILFGTVVILAAYAWLVQYKAGALALVFLVGAIGSMLVPPLQTRLLDASPGAQSLASSLNHAALNMANALGALLGGLVIAWGWGYRSPAVVGAVLALLGLGVALFSGWLDRRGPTESVRPAAERTDQVPDKSLAR, from the coding sequence ATGTCATCTTCAACCGCGCTCGCCGCCAGGCGCGCATCACTGGCGGTCTTCGCCCTCGCCGTCGGCGGCTTCGCCATCGGCACCACGGAATTCGCCATCATGGGCCTGCTGCAGGAAATGGTCAACGATCTGGGCATTTCGGTTCCGGCCGGCGGCCACGTCATCTCCGCCTACGCACTGGGGGTGGTGGTCGGCGCTCCGGTCCTGGCCGCTTTGGGTGCACGCCTGCCGCACAAAACGCTGGCAGTGGGCCTAATGGCACTCTTTACGGTGGGCAACCTGTCGTCCTTCTTCGCCCCGGACTACAACTGGCTGCTGGTAACCCGGTTCCTGTCCGGACTGCCGCACGGAGCATTCTTCGGCGTCGCTGCGGTGATCGCCGCTTCCCTGGTAGCCCCGACGCGGCGAGCCCGGGCGATCTCCATGGTGATGCTGGGGCTAAGTATCGCCAACGTTGTGGGCGTTCCGTTTGCCACTTGGCTGGGGCAGCAGGCTGGCTGGCGCTGGATGTTCGTGATGGTCGGCGTCATCGGGCTGCTTACCGTGGCCATGGTGGCCCGGTTCGTGCCGTTCCAGGCTGCCCATCCCGAGGCCAGCATCCGGCGCGAGCTGAGCGCGCTGCGCCGGATCCAGGTCTGGCTGGCGCTGCTGGTCGGCACCGTGGGCTTCGGCGGGTTCTTCGCGGTCTACGCCTACATCTCCCCCACTATGACCAATGTGTCAGGCTTTGATGCCTCACTGCTGCCCCTGATCGTCGGCCTCTACGGCGTGGGCCAGGTCGTGGGCAACATCGCCGGAGGCCGCCTGGCGGACCGCAACGTCATGGGCAGCATCTACGGGATCCTGTTCGGCACGGTGGTCATCCTGGCGGCCTACGCGTGGCTGGTGCAGTACAAGGCCGGAGCGCTGGCGCTGGTGTTCCTGGTCGGAGCGATCGGGTCCATGCTGGTCCCGCCGCTCCAGACCAGGCTCCTGGATGCGTCTCCGGGAGCCCAGTCCCTGGCGTCGTCACTGAATCACGCGGCCCTGAACATGGCCAACGCCCTGGGCGCACTGCTGGGCGGGCTGGTCATCGCCTGGGGCTGGGGCTACCGTTCCCCCGCCGTCGTCGGTGCGGTCCTTGCCCTGCTGGGACTGGGCGTTGCCCTGTTTAGTGGCTGGCTGGACCGGCGGGGTCCGACGGAATCTGTTCGGCCTGCCGCGGAGCGTACAGATCAGGTTCCAGATAAATCACTCGCGCGATAG
- a CDS encoding (deoxy)nucleoside triphosphate pyrophosphohydrolase gives MLKLKQVVGAALVDSLAAPTKMLAARRTAPEEFAGMWEFPGGKVEPGETCEEGLHRELQEELGVMVRLGAEIAGPGEQGWPLNARAAMRVWLAEVTDGTPAPLEDHDELRWVTLDAEELHALAWIPADLPIVSALLEAARRA, from the coding sequence ATCCTGAAACTGAAACAGGTTGTCGGGGCCGCGCTGGTGGACAGCCTGGCTGCGCCCACCAAGATGCTTGCCGCCCGCCGGACTGCCCCGGAGGAGTTTGCCGGCATGTGGGAGTTCCCCGGCGGCAAAGTGGAACCCGGGGAAACCTGCGAGGAGGGCCTGCACCGCGAGTTGCAGGAGGAACTCGGCGTCATGGTCAGGCTTGGGGCCGAAATTGCCGGACCGGGGGAGCAGGGCTGGCCGCTGAACGCCCGGGCCGCGATGCGTGTCTGGCTGGCGGAAGTCACGGACGGAACCCCCGCTCCGTTGGAGGATCACGACGAGCTTCGCTGGGTCACGCTGGACGCCGAAGAATTGCATGCCCTGGCGTGGATCCCTGCCGACCTGCCGATTGTCAGCGCCCTGCTCGAGGCCGCCCGCCGGGCCTAG